The stretch of DNA CgggatataaattaaatttcgaaaaaaatcagaaatttaacattttgaagattaaaaaatctttaaaaaaaaaaactgtgccatcgaataaaaaataagtggtattttcgtgatctaggtctctaacactaacagaatttgcaatCAATTGCTGTGgagcaaaatattattttgtaagctaGTGTGGGCGGCGGAGGTCTGGCAGCACCGCGCGTTATCTAGTTTGAGCGGGGTGGCAAGGACCCATGATAGAGTTGAGCGCGGGCCGTGATTTTGGCCGTGGCACGAATAATCACGAATAAGGTTCTCGTGAACAGGTGCAAGTTCCCCTCATTTCACAAAAAGCCAGTGCTTTCTAACTCAgcaattcttttattattttatggcgGGTGCGTGccttgttttttgaaattgtcGCCTTGTGTGTGTGCCTTCGTGCTCGTGTCGTGCCGTGCCGCACAAAACAGGCACGCGCCCATCTCTAGCCCTTATGTTACCTGTTCTGTGCAATAACAAcagtttttaaatcaaagccCAATTGCACCGCTAAAAGTGCAATTTTCGCCATGCAGCACACGCTAAGACGCTGCCTCGGCATGGCCCGGTCCTCCCTGACGCGTCTCCAGCCCAGATCCACGGTGGCGGTCTCTAGGATGCAGGATGCAGCCGCCTTACCAAACCCCACACAGCCGGCCAGGCGGTCTTTCGCCTCGCTGCCGCAGGAGCAGGACAAGAAGGAGCAGGAGGCCCGGGAGAGCCCCAACCGACTGCCCCGGCTCATGGACTTCCCCGAGATCGTGTGGCCCTCGGCGCTCAACAGCCTCAAGAACTGGATCACCATCCAGTTTATCATTCGTCCCTACTTCGACAGCGAGTTCCAGCTCAAGGACTTTATATACGGCGCCAAGCAGGCCCTGCAGGTGGGCTATAGTCCGGCTGTCATAGACCCTTCTAATCCTTCCGATCCCCGACAGGTGGTGTCCTCAAGACTGATGGGCGGCGACCTGGACTCGCTGGACAAGCTGGTCTCGGCAGAGGCGATTGCGGAGCTGCGGCCCGTGATCCAGAAGCTCTCGATGAcgcagcggcggcagctggAGATCAAGGAGAGCGACATTTACCTCAGCTTCCCCTACCAGGTGGGCATTATGTTTGACGAGGCCAACGACAAGCTGCAGAAGCGCTTCGTGGAGATCACCATGGTGTTCCATGTGATGCGTGGTCTGTCCGAGATGCGGGAGCGCGGCGAGGAGATTCCCTGGAACATGGGGTGAGTTAAAGCCCTGCATAAAGTTATCCC from Drosophila takahashii strain IR98-3 E-12201 chromosome 2R, DtakHiC1v2, whole genome shotgun sequence encodes:
- the LOC108066395 gene encoding m-AAA protease-interacting protein 1, mitochondrial, giving the protein MQHTLRRCLGMARSSLTRLQPRSTVAVSRMQDAAALPNPTQPARRSFASLPQEQDKKEQEARESPNRLPRLMDFPEIVWPSALNSLKNWITIQFIIRPYFDSEFQLKDFIYGAKQALQVVSSRLMGGDLDSLDKLVSAEAIAELRPVIQKLSMTQRRQLEIKESDIYLSFPYQVGIMFDEANDKLQKRFVEITMVFHVMRGLSEMRERGEEIPWNMGTLPEYQDKVFICNYRFVKEFTAGQHSDWTINVANQFRAIDLINETK